The following are encoded together in the Neomonachus schauinslandi chromosome 15, ASM220157v2, whole genome shotgun sequence genome:
- the NR1D1 gene encoding nuclear receptor subfamily 1 group D member 1, translated as MTTLDSNNNTGGVITYIGSSGSSPSRTSPESLYSDSSNGSFQSLTQGCPAYFPPSPTGSLTQDPARSFGSIPPSLSDDGSPSSSSSSSSSSSFYNGSPPGGLQVALEDSSRVSPSKSTSNITKLNGMVLLCKVCGDVASGFHYGVHACEGCKGFFRRSIQQNIQYKRCLKNENCSIVRINRNRCQQCRFKKCLSVGMSRDAVRFGRIPKREKQRMLAEMQSAMNLANNQLSSQCPLETSPAQHPTPGPMGPSPPPAPAPSPLVGFSQFPQQLTPPRSPSPEPTVEDVISQVARAHREIFTYAHDKLGTSPGNFNANHASGSPPATTPHCWESQGCPPVPNDNNVMAAQHHNEALNGLRQASSSYPPTWPPGPAHHSCQQPNSNGHRLCPTHGYPAPEGEAPANSPRQGNSKNVLLACPMNMYPHGRSGRTVQEIWEDFSMSFTPAVREVVEFAKHIPGFRDLSQHDQVTLLKAGTFEVLMVRFASLFNVKDQTVMFLSRTTYSLQELGAMGMGDLLNAMFDFSEKLNSLALTEEELGLFTAVVLVSADRSGMENSASVEQLQETLLRALRALVLKNRPSETSRFTKLLLKLPDLRTLNNMHSEKLLSFRVDAQ; from the exons ATGACGACCCTGGACTCCAACAATAACACAG GTGGTGTCATCACCTACATTGGCTCCAGCGGCTCCTCCCCAAGCCGCACCAGCCCTGAGTCTCTCTACAGCGACAGCTCAAATGGCAGCTTCCAGTCCCTGACTCAAGGCTGCCCTGCCTACTTCCCACCGTCACCCACGGGCTCCCTCACCCAGGACCCAGCTCGCTCCTTTGGGAGCATTCCACCCAGCTTAAGCGATGATGGCTccccttcttcatcttcctcatcatcgtcctcctcctccttctataACGGGAGCCCCCCAGGGGGTCTACAAGTGGCCCTGGAAGATAGCAGCCGAGTGTCCCCCAGCAAGAGCACCAGCAACATCACCA AGCTGAATGGCATGGTGCTCCTGTGTAAAGTGTGCGGGGACGTGGCCTCGGGCTTCCACTATGGCGTGCATGCCTGTGAGGGCTGCAAG GGCTTTTTCCGTCGGAGCATCCAGCAGAACATCCAGTACAAACGGTGTCTGAAGAACGAGAATTGCTCCATTGTCCGCATCAATCGGAACCGCTGCCAACAGTGTCGCTTCAAGAAGTGTCTCTCCGTGGGCATGTCTCGAGACG CTGTGCGCTTTGGGCGCATCCCCAAACGAGAGAAGCAGCGGATGCTTGCCGAGATGCAGAGCGCCATGAACCTGGCCAACAACCAGCTGAGCAGCCAGTGCCCGTTGGAAACCTCGCCCGCCCAGCACCCGACCCCAGGCCCCATGGGCCCCTCACCACCTCCCGCTCCGGCCCCCTCACCCTTGGTGGGCTTCTCCCAATTCCCACAACAGCTGACGCCTCCCCGGTCCCCAAGTCCTGAGCCCACGGTGGAGGATGTGATATCCCAGGTGGCCCGGGCCCACCGAGAAATCTTCACTTATGCCCATGACAAGCTGGGCACCTCACCCGGCAACTTCAATGCCAACCATGCGTCCGGCAGCCCTCCGGCCACCACCCCACACTGCTGGGAGAGTCAGGGCTGCCCTCCTGTCCCCAATGACAACAACGTCATGGCTGCCCAGCATCATAATGAGGCCCTGAATGGTTTACGCCAGGCTTCCTCCTCCTACCCTCCCACCTGgccccctggccctgcccaccaCAGCTGCCAGCAACCCAACAGCAATGGGCACCGTCTCTGCCCCACCCACGGGTACCCAGCCCCAGAAGGTGAAGCCCCTGCCAACAGTCCACGGCAGGGCAACTCCAAGAACGTTCTGCTG GCGTGTCCCATGAACATGTACCCACACGGACGCAGTGGAAGAACCGTGCAAGAGATCTGGGAGGATTTCTCCATGAGCTTCACACCCGCTGTGCGGGAGGTGGTAGAGTTTGCCAAGCACATCCCTGGCTTCCGTGATCTTTCTCAGCACGACCAGGTCACGTTGCTTAAGGCTGGCACCTTTGAG GTGTTGATGGTGCGCTTTGCATCGCTGTTCAACGTGAAGGACCAGACAGTGATGTTCCTGAGCCGCACCACCTACAGCCTGCAGGAACTCGGAGCCATGGGCATGGGGGACCTGCTCAATGCCATGTTTGACTTCAGCGAGAAGCTCAACTCCCTGGCGCTTACCGAGGAGGAGCTGGGCCTCTTCACCGCAGTGGTGCTTGTCTCTGCAG ACCGCTCGGGCATGGAGAATTCCGCTTCGGTGGAGCAGCTCCAGGAGACGCTGCTGCGGGCTCTTCGGGCTCTGGTGCTGAAGAACCGGCCCTCGGAGACTTCCCGCTTCACCAAGCTGCTGCTCAAGCTGCCGGACCTGCGGACCCTGAACAACATGCATTCCGAGAAGCTGCTGTCCTTCCGGGTGGACGCCCAGTGA
- the MSL1 gene encoding LOW QUALITY PROTEIN: male-specific lethal 1 homolog (The sequence of the model RefSeq protein was modified relative to this genomic sequence to represent the inferred CDS: deleted 1 base in 1 codon) encodes MTMRSAVFKAAAAPAGGNPEQRLDYERAAALGGPEDEPGAAEAHFLPRHRKLKEPGPPLASSQGGSPAPSPAGCGGKGRGLLLPAGAAPGQQEESWGGSVPLPCPPPATKQAGIGGEPAAAGAGCSPRPKYQAVLPIQTGSLVAAAKEPTPWAGDKGGAAPPAATASDPAGPPPLPLPGPPPLAPTATAGTLAASEGRWKSMRKSPLGGGGGSGASSQAACLKQILLLQLDLIEQQQQQLQAKEKEIEELKSERDTLLARIERMERRMQLVKKDNEKERHKLFQGYETEEREETELSEKIKLECQPELSETSQTLPPKPFSCGRSGKGHKRKSPFGSTERKIPVKKLAPEFSKVKTKTPKHSPIKEEPCGSLSETVCKRELRSQETPEKPRSSVDTPPRLSTPQKGPSTHPKEKAFSSEIEDLPYLSTTEMYLCRWHQPPPSPLPLRESSPKKEETVARYLMPSSVAGETSVLAVPSWRDHSVEPLRDPNPSDLLENLDDSVFSKRHAKLELDEKRRKRWDIQRIREQRILQRLQLRMYKKKGIQESEPEVTSFFPEPDDVESLMITPFLPVVAFGRPLPKLTPQNFELPWLDERSRCRLEIQKKQTPHRTCRK; translated from the exons ATGACCATGAGATCCGCAGTGTTCAAGGCGGCCGCGGCCCCTGCCGGCGGCAACCCTGAGCAGCGACTGGACTACGAGCGGGCTGCGGCGCTGGGCGGGCCCGAGGACGAGCCCGGGGCGGCCGAAGCCCACTTCCTACCCCGGCACCGTAAGCTCAAGGAGCCGGGGCCCCCGCTGGCCTCCTCCCAGGGCGGGAGCCCCGCGCCCTCCCCGGCCGGCTGCGGCGGCAAGGGCCGGGGCTTGTTACTCCCGGCCGGGGCGGCCCCCGGGCAGCAGGAAGAGAGCTGGGGCGGCTCGGTGCCCTTGCCCTGTCCGCCCCCGGCCACCAAACAAGCCGGCATT GGGGGGGAGCCAGCGGCCGCGGGAGCCGGCTGCAGTCCCCGACCCAAGTATCAGGCGGTGCTGCCCATTCAGACGGGCTCTCTCGTGGCGGCGGCCAAAGAGCCTACGCCCTGGGCTGGGGACAAGGGTGGGGCGGCTCCCCCAGCTGCCACCGCCTCGGACCCGGCGGGACCCCCACCACTACCTCTGCCGGGGCCGCCACCCCTCGCGCCCACCGCCACCGCCGGGACCCTGGCGGCCAGCGAGGGCAGATGGAAGAGTATGAGGAAGAGCCCTCTCGGGGGTGGCGGCGGCTCGGGAGCCTCCAGTCAGGCCGCCTGCCTCAAACAGATCCTTCTGCTGCAATTGGACCTCATcgaacagcagcagcagcagctgcaggCCAAGGAAAAGGAGATCGAGGAGctgaagtcagagagagacacg CTCCTTGCTCGGATTGAACGTATGGAAAGGCGGATGCAGCTGGTAAAGAAGGATAACGAGAAAGAAAGGCACAAGCTGTTTCAGGGCTATGAAactgaagagagagaggaaacggAGCTATCCGAGAAAATTAAACTGGAGTGCCAGCCGGAGCTTTCCGAGACATCCCAGACTCTGCCTCCCAAGCCTTTCTCTTGTGGGCGGAGTGGAAAGGGACACAAAAG GAAATCCCCATTTGGAAGTACAGAAAGAAAGATTCCTGTTAAAAAGCTGGCTCCTGaattttcaaaagtcaaaacaaaaactCCTAAGCACTCTCCCATTAAAGAGGAACCCTGTGGTTCCTTATCTGAAACTGTTTGTAAACGTGAATTGAGGAGCCAAGAAACTCCAGAAAAGCCCCGGTCTTCAGTGGACACCCCGCCAAGACTCTCCACTCCCCAGAAGGGACCCAGCACCCATCCCAAGGAGAAAGCCTTCTCAAGTGAGATAGAAGATTTGCCGTACCTTTccaccacagaaatgtatttgtGTCGTTGGCACCAGCCTCCCCCATCACCGTTACCATTACGGGAATCCTCTCCAAAGAAGGAGGAGACTGTAGCAA GGTATCTGATGCCATCAAGTGTTGCAGGAGAAACTTCAGTCTTGGCTG ttccttctTGGAGGGACCACTCAGTAGAGCCTCTAAGGGACCCAAATCCTTCAGACCTTTTGGAG AACCTGGATGACAGTGTGTTTTCAAAGCGGCATGCAAAACTGGAGCTGgatgagaagagaaggaaaag ATGGGATATTCAGAGGATCAGGGAACAAAGAATTTTACAACGACTGCAGCtcagaatgtataaaaagaaaggaattcaggAATCTGAGCCTGAGGTTACCTCATTTTTCCCTGAGCCAGATGACG TTGAAAGTTTGATGATTACCCCCTTCTTGCCTGTTGTAGCATTTGGACGACCATTACCCAAATTAACTCCGCA GAATTTTGAGCTGCCCTGGTTGGATGAGCGTAGCCGATGCAGGTTGGAGATCCAGAAGAAGCAAACACCTCACCGGACGTGTAGGAAATAG